In one Triplophysa dalaica isolate WHDGS20190420 chromosome 9, ASM1584641v1, whole genome shotgun sequence genomic region, the following are encoded:
- the si:ch211-149e23.4 gene encoding uncharacterized protein si:ch211-149e23.4: MGLPILFILGIFLNIAHSREMQDSESRDLVLDQNVTGIVGEDVYLHCMYTGQSKILFSSWNRLDSSNRARKMAGYKFGNHPLNKENFGIPASPTNLTVKISITGLKVEGEYTCVFNSDEDETKGTMFLSVIARPDVDITVKKEVVNGTLHQAVTCAATNAKPKASIRWRISSVPPRDDIFSVNIMNVVHPNGTTSSISVLRFPLILNNESTVTCVVEHSAFTEPKEANIEVDTFVSPLLTMETILVQEGEEDFQEVICTAAGGRPHPNITWILPEPKNTPSFERNITKPDKVTSSYRFPSELYEGKNITCIFEYMLLPFMSTRTVTLPTYYLSLLKLEDRSLTTNNENETSLAFQMEEKNIRIRMEIVGDLPSYKISCLKDSHPLPEDVSVIGSDLFIRGPLQLHHAGNYVCQASYQKHLATLEFKVEAKPKVLLPVFFPPNISLNLKEGSDHLYIECLALNASPAANVSWIVPHELNGTIRSDVTTRNGSHSVRSVLTLPLCMPSEYTIECVVEHPLLNGKMQQQVSLPVCATPNITLHSSIEWESDTAYAGLVCSVESQRPPLTISWSTENCDIDIGSELVMSQSESQKSHMVISESVAHIPIYVFGGCTVTCVVEQPGLEKPEKKSIDLPSLGLSGSRLFVREQLYPPLWYAMCECSGDSVKPNISWILPADDTIVQPTVQSTYNGINVQVNSTFEFQLKQYEGKDLICVIQNKHGKDERKIHVPKYSISSIEVLNKTTLYRRTPWHHEHRVTLQENLSYQKILLRAHGNAPSYKTECYRENGLVVHTVGMALVFTEPVSELDAGLYICHVSYHHHTASVSIRVEVSSEKTQHLIFVTTCFSSAAAITLILTVVLCVLCKPSGKSHPSNKKNRRERESLAALMQDPRSPEKTVLPYGTGPDYAELLHYSIVLDVKSTV, translated from the exons ATGGGCCTGccaatactttttattttagggatttttctgaatattgctCACAGCAGGGAAATGCAAG attcagagtccagagatTTGGTTCTCGACCAAAATGTGACAGGGATTGTGGGGGAAGACGTCTACCTGCATTGTATGTACACCGGACAAAGTAAAATCTTATTCTCTTCCTGGAACCGTCTGGATTCTTCAAACCGTGCAAGGAAAATGGCAGGCTACAAATTCGGTAACCATCCTCTAAACAAGGAAAACTTTGGCATCCCAGCATCGCCTACCAACCTCACTGTGAAAATAAGCATAACGGGTCTCAAGGTTGAGGGAGAATATACATGCGTCTTCAACTCGGATGAGGATGAAACTAAGGGCACTATGTTCCTAAGTGTTATTG CCCGGCCTGATGTGGACATCACTGTCAAGAAAGAAGTTGTGAATGGGACTCTCCACCAGGCTGTCACTTGTGCTGCCACCAATGCCAAGCCTAAGGCTTCTATTAGATGGAGAATCTCTAGTGTGCCTCCAAGAGATGACATCTTCTCTGTGAACATAATGAATGTTGTTCACCCCAATGGCACAACCAGTTCAATCAGTGTTCTTCGCTTCCCTCTAATTCTGAATAATGAGAGTACTGTTACCTGTGTCGTTGAACATTCAGCCTTTACTGAACCTAAAGAAGCCAACATAGAGGTGGATACATTCG TTTCTCCTCTTCTGACCATGGAGACAATCCTGGTACAAGAAGGAGAAGAAGACTTCCAAGAGGTCATCTGCACAGCAGCTGGGGGACGACCTCATCCAAACATCACATGGATTCTGCCTGAACCAAAAAACACGCCATCATTTGAAAGAAACATCACAAAACCGGATAAAGTCACAAGTTCATACCGGTTCCCATCAGAGCTTTATGAAGGCAAAAACATCACTTGCATTTTTGAATATATGCTTCTTCCTTTTATGAGCACGAGGACTGTTACTTTACCAACTTACT ATCTCTCCTTGCTTAAGCTTGAGGATCGCAGTCTTACTacaaacaatgaaaatgaaacttCACTGGCATTTCAGatggaggaaaaaaacattagaatCAGAATGGAAATTGTGGGTGATTTACCAAGTTATAAAATCAGCTGTCTTAA GGACAGTCATCCGCTGCCTGAGGATGTGAGTGTGATTGGCAGTGATCTTTTTATCAGAGGACCTCTACAGCTGCACCATGCAGGAAATTATGTCTGTCAGGCCTCATATCAAAAACATTTGGCCACCTTGGAGTTTAAAGTTGAAGCAAAACCAAAAGTCCTATTGCCAG TGTTCTTTCCCCCAAACATTAGTTTGAATCTTAAGGAGGGTTCAGACCACCTTTACATTGAGTGTTTGGCTTTAAACGCATCTCCTGCTGCAAACGTGTCTTGGATTGTTCCCCATGAGCTGAACGGTACGATTCGCTCTGATGTCACTACCCGTAACGGATCACATTCTGTCAGAAGTGTGTTGACTTTGCCCCTCTGCATGCCCAGTGAATACACAATTGAGTGTGTTGTCGAGCATCCTCTTCTAAACGGCAAAATGCAACAACAAGTCAGTCTTCCTGTTTGTG CAACGCCAAATATAACACTGCACTCCAGTATTGAATGGGAGAGCGACACTGCATACGCGGGGCTGGTTTGTTCGGTGGAGAGTCAAAGACCGCCTTTAACCATCAGCTGGAGTACAGAGAACTGTGATATTGACATCGGTTCTGAGCTCGTAATGAGTCAGTCTGAGTCTCAGAAGAGTCATATGGTGATTTCCGAGAGCGTGGCACACATTCCTATTTACGTGTTTGGCGGATGCACCGTGACCTGTGTGGTCGAGCAACCTGGGTTGGAGAAACCAGAGAAAAAGAGTATTGACCTCCCATCATTAG GTTTGTCTGGAAGTCGATTGTTTGTAAGGGAACAGTTATATCCCCCTCTTTGGTATGCAATGTGTGAATGCAGTGGTGACAGTGTAAAACCCAACATCTCCTGGATCCTTCCTGCCGACGACACCATCGTTCAGCCAACCGTTCAGTCAACGTACAATGGAATTAATGTGCAAGTCAATTCCACTTTCGAGTTTCAGCTCAAACAGTATGAGGGGAAAGATTTGATATGTGTGATCCAGAACAAGCATGGCAAAGATGAGAGAAAAATACATGTTCCAAAATATT CTATCTCATCTATTGAGGTCTTAAACAAAACCACGCTTTATCGTAGAACCCCCTGGCACCATGAGCACAGAGTGACATTGCAAGAAAACCTCTCTTATCAGAAGATACTTCTGAGGGCTCATGGCAATGCACCATCATACAAGACCGAATGTTACAG GGAAAATGGTTTAGTTGTACACACTGTTGGTATGGCATTAGTGTTTACAGAACCAGTTTCTGAACTGGATGCAGGACTGTACATCTGCCACGTCTCGTACCACCACCACACGGCTAGTGTTTCCATCCGGGTGGAAGTTAGTAGCGAAAAGACTCAACACT TGATATTTGTCACCACCTGCTTCTCATCGGCCGCGGCCATTACTCTCATCCTGAccgttgttttgtgtgttctcTG TAAACCAAGTGGAAAGAGCCACCCGTCAAACAAG aaaaacagaagagaACGTGAGTCTCTGGCAGCCCTCATGCAGGACCCTCGGTCCCCGGAGAAGACAGTGCTTCCGTACGGGACGGGCCCGGACTACGCCGAGCTTCTGCATTACTCTATTGTTCTTGATGTTAAAAGCACTGTGTGA